The following proteins are encoded in a genomic region of Roseisolibacter agri:
- a CDS encoding UDP-N-acetylmuramoyl-tripeptide--D-alanyl-D-alanine ligase: MSTPLPDTGAFPFWTLDRVADALQGELSGAVPRGPTALRAVATDTRALRGGELFVALRGENFDAHDFLADAVKAGAAALVVHDAARAAGLGVPAFEVRDTLHALGLLGRHWRRTWKGLVVGVAGSNGKTSTKELLRAALGAARTVHATTGNLNNLVGVPLTLLAIPPATEIAIVEMGTNMPGEIRQLRAIVEPEIVVLTSIGEEHLEGLGDLAGVLREESDAFDGAALAITPADQPEVATAAQSRARQVTSAGLDEGDLRAERWAMDGDGAGVLTVDGVEVRTPLRGAHNLRNTMLALAAARAVGIPLDVAARGLAAMPVPSMRSAWTPLGRATLVNDAYNANPGSTRAALEMLANAGAGRQRVAVLGSMRELGAQADRLHAELARDALARGLEVVAGVGDFATALLAAAPGDPRVVAAPDVEELWPLLAPRLAPDAMILLKASRGVRLERLVPHLEAWAGVTADAAAPAAASH, encoded by the coding sequence ATGAGCACTCCGCTGCCGGACACCGGCGCCTTCCCGTTCTGGACGCTCGACCGCGTCGCCGACGCGCTGCAGGGCGAGCTGTCGGGCGCCGTGCCCCGAGGGCCGACCGCGCTGCGCGCCGTGGCCACCGACACGCGCGCGCTGCGCGGTGGGGAGCTGTTCGTCGCGCTCAGGGGCGAGAACTTCGACGCGCACGACTTCCTCGCCGACGCGGTGAAGGCGGGCGCCGCGGCGCTCGTGGTGCACGATGCGGCGCGCGCGGCGGGGCTCGGCGTGCCGGCGTTCGAGGTGCGCGACACGCTGCACGCGCTCGGACTGCTCGGGCGCCACTGGCGGCGCACGTGGAAGGGGCTCGTCGTCGGCGTCGCGGGCTCGAACGGCAAGACGAGCACGAAGGAGCTGCTGCGCGCCGCGCTGGGCGCCGCGCGCACGGTGCACGCGACGACGGGGAACCTCAACAACCTGGTCGGCGTCCCGCTCACGCTGCTCGCGATCCCACCCGCGACCGAGATCGCGATCGTCGAGATGGGCACGAACATGCCGGGCGAGATCCGCCAGCTGCGCGCGATCGTCGAGCCCGAGATCGTCGTGCTGACGTCGATCGGCGAGGAGCACCTCGAAGGGCTCGGCGACCTCGCGGGCGTGCTGCGCGAGGAGAGCGACGCGTTCGACGGCGCGGCGCTGGCCATCACGCCGGCCGACCAGCCCGAGGTCGCGACGGCCGCACAGAGCCGCGCGCGGCAGGTGACGAGCGCGGGCCTCGACGAGGGCGACCTGCGCGCCGAGCGCTGGGCGATGGACGGCGACGGCGCGGGCGTGCTGACGGTCGACGGCGTCGAGGTCCGCACGCCGCTGCGCGGCGCGCACAACCTGCGCAACACGATGCTGGCGCTGGCCGCCGCTCGCGCGGTCGGCATCCCGCTCGACGTCGCCGCGCGCGGCCTCGCCGCGATGCCCGTGCCGAGCATGCGCTCGGCGTGGACGCCGCTGGGGCGCGCGACGCTGGTGAACGACGCCTACAACGCCAACCCCGGCTCCACGCGCGCCGCGCTCGAGATGCTCGCGAACGCGGGCGCGGGCCGGCAGCGCGTCGCGGTCCTCGGCTCGATGCGCGAGCTGGGCGCACAGGCCGACCGGCTGCACGCCGAGCTGGCGCGCGACGCGCTCGCGCGCGGCCTCGAGGTCGTCGCCGGCGTGGGCGACTTCGCCACCGCGCTGCTGGCCGCGGCGCCGGGCGACCCGCGCGTGGTGGCCGCGCCCGACGTCGAGGAGCTGTGGCCGCTGCTCGCGCCGCGGCTCGCGCCCGACGCCATGATCCTGCTCAAGGCGTCGCGCGGCGTGCGCCTGGAGCGGCTGGTGCCGCACCTCGAAGCCTGGGCGGGCGTGACGGCCGACGCGGCCGCACCCGCCGCCGCATCGCACTGA
- the mraY gene encoding phospho-N-acetylmuramoyl-pentapeptide-transferase: protein MLFFFLQPFARDVQLFNLLNYITFRAAGALVTALLIAFVVGPAIVRRLRAMAVHQVVREGTPDTHAGKGTTPTMGGLIILAATVVPVALWGRFDTRGGEYLLVATLVMLWMGGIGFLDDYLKMRQKRLGLKNEGLVERYKLAGQITAGVVLGLYLWLSPLSTLPGASTTLPFFKYMLIVPASAALAWLYVPFVTFILTGASNSVNLTDGLDGLATGLTAIAAATFALFAYVMGRIDTSAYLQIFYLRGAGELTIFCAAIFGACVGFLWWNTFPAQVFMGDTGSLGLGGALGAVAILLKSEFLLLIIGGVFVAETVSVILQRSMFKYRRRRYGLEYAQKHRVFKRAPLHHHFEVDGWPETQVVVRFWILGIFCAILALATLKLR, encoded by the coding sequence GTGCTCTTCTTCTTCCTGCAGCCCTTCGCGCGCGACGTTCAGCTGTTCAACCTGCTGAACTACATCACGTTCCGCGCGGCCGGCGCGCTCGTGACCGCGCTGCTCATCGCGTTCGTGGTGGGCCCGGCGATCGTGCGGCGGCTGCGCGCGATGGCGGTGCACCAGGTGGTGCGCGAGGGCACGCCGGACACGCACGCCGGCAAGGGCACGACGCCGACGATGGGTGGGCTCATCATCCTCGCGGCGACGGTGGTGCCGGTCGCGCTCTGGGGCCGCTTCGACACGCGCGGCGGCGAGTACCTGCTGGTCGCCACGCTGGTGATGCTCTGGATGGGCGGCATCGGCTTCCTGGACGACTACCTCAAGATGCGGCAGAAGCGGCTCGGCCTGAAGAACGAGGGGCTGGTCGAGCGCTACAAGCTGGCGGGGCAGATCACCGCGGGCGTCGTGCTGGGGCTCTACCTCTGGCTCTCGCCGCTCTCCACGCTGCCGGGCGCGTCGACGACGCTGCCGTTCTTCAAGTACATGCTCATCGTGCCGGCGAGCGCCGCGCTGGCGTGGCTGTACGTGCCGTTCGTGACCTTCATCCTCACGGGCGCGAGCAACTCGGTGAACCTCACCGACGGCCTGGATGGGCTGGCGACGGGGCTGACGGCGATCGCGGCCGCGACCTTCGCGCTGTTCGCGTACGTGATGGGCCGCATCGACACGAGCGCATACCTGCAGATCTTCTACCTGCGCGGCGCGGGCGAGCTGACGATCTTCTGCGCCGCGATCTTCGGCGCGTGCGTCGGCTTCCTCTGGTGGAACACGTTCCCGGCGCAGGTCTTCATGGGCGACACGGGCTCGCTCGGCCTCGGTGGCGCGCTGGGCGCGGTGGCGATCCTGCTCAAGAGCGAGTTCCTGCTGCTGATCATCGGCGGCGTGTTCGTGGCCGAGACGGTGTCGGTGATCCTGCAGCGCTCGATGTTCAAGTACCGCCGTCGCCGCTACGGGCTGGAGTACGCGCAGAAGCACCGCGTCTTCAAACGGGCGCCGCTGCACCACCACTTCGAGGTCGACGGGTGGCCCGAGACGCAGGTGGTGGTGCGCTTCTGGATCCTCGGGATCTTCTGCGCCATCCTGGCGCTGGCGACGCTCAAGCTGCGCTGA
- the murD gene encoding UDP-N-acetylmuramoyl-L-alanine--D-glutamate ligase, which translates to MNAGIFRGRPAGEVAVIGLGKSGRSVAELLARDGHAVYASDAGTGDAARQAAESLAALGVAVQTGGHDLARIARAALVVASPGVPPEAPPLAAAREAGVPIVGEIEIALHYLPALRTVGITGTNGKTTTTAIVGHLLRALGHDAVDAGNIGTPLAELALRERPPAWAALELSSFQLHDTPSVDPTVGVVTNLSPDHLDRYASIDAYYADKARLMANAHAGSRWVLNADDAGVLALHRRIGAEQLAGEVRTFSLRDPSAAAHYDRTADALILDGAPLLPRAEFPLLGDHNVANALAAALAAWMADEAHRTPEARLRIADALRGFHALKHRMEPVGTYGGVAWINDSKATNVSSTLVAVQGMTRPYVLLLGGRHKGEPYTALAEPFRRHGKVVLAYGEAAPIVEQDLGRLVPVEPVDGDFAAVVARARALTGPGDAVLLSPACSSFDMFRNYEERGAEFRRLAAAEQGTA; encoded by the coding sequence ATGAACGCGGGCATCTTCCGCGGCCGCCCGGCCGGCGAGGTCGCGGTCATCGGCCTCGGGAAGAGCGGGCGCAGCGTGGCCGAGCTGCTGGCGCGCGACGGCCACGCCGTCTACGCGTCCGATGCGGGCACGGGCGACGCCGCGCGCCAGGCCGCCGAGTCGCTGGCGGCGCTCGGCGTGGCGGTGCAGACGGGCGGGCACGACCTCGCGCGCATCGCACGGGCGGCGCTGGTGGTCGCGAGCCCCGGCGTCCCGCCCGAGGCGCCGCCGCTGGCCGCCGCGCGCGAGGCCGGCGTGCCGATCGTGGGCGAGATCGAGATCGCGCTGCACTACCTCCCCGCGCTGCGCACCGTCGGGATCACCGGCACCAACGGGAAGACGACGACGACGGCGATCGTCGGCCACCTGCTGCGCGCGCTCGGGCACGACGCGGTGGACGCGGGCAACATCGGGACGCCGCTGGCGGAGCTGGCGCTGCGCGAGCGGCCGCCGGCGTGGGCGGCGCTGGAGCTGTCGTCGTTCCAGCTGCACGACACGCCGAGCGTCGACCCGACCGTGGGCGTGGTGACGAACCTCAGCCCCGACCACCTCGATCGCTACGCGTCCATCGACGCGTACTACGCGGACAAGGCGCGGCTGATGGCGAACGCGCACGCGGGCTCGCGCTGGGTGCTGAACGCCGACGACGCGGGCGTGCTCGCGCTGCATCGTCGCATCGGCGCCGAGCAGCTGGCCGGCGAGGTGCGCACCTTCTCGCTGCGCGATCCGTCGGCCGCGGCGCACTACGACCGCACGGCCGATGCGCTCATACTGGACGGCGCGCCGCTGCTGCCGCGCGCCGAGTTCCCGCTCCTCGGCGATCACAACGTCGCCAACGCGCTCGCCGCCGCGCTTGCGGCCTGGATGGCGGACGAGGCGCACCGCACGCCCGAGGCGCGGCTGCGCATCGCCGACGCGCTGCGCGGCTTCCACGCGCTCAAGCACCGCATGGAGCCCGTCGGCACGTATGGCGGCGTCGCGTGGATCAACGACTCCAAGGCGACCAACGTATCGTCGACGCTGGTGGCCGTGCAGGGGATGACGCGGCCCTACGTCCTCCTCCTGGGTGGGCGGCACAAGGGCGAGCCGTACACCGCGCTGGCCGAGCCCTTCCGGCGGCACGGGAAGGTCGTGCTCGCGTACGGCGAGGCCGCGCCCATCGTCGAGCAGGATCTGGGCAGGCTCGTGCCCGTCGAGCCGGTGGACGGCGACTTCGCGGCGGTGGTGGCGCGCGCGCGCGCGCTCACCGGTCCAGGCGACGCGGTGCTGCTGTCGCCGGCCTGCTCCAGCTTCGACATGTTCCGCAACTACGAGGAGCGCGGGGCCGAGTTCCGGCGGCTGGCCGCGGCGGAGCAGGGCACGGCCTGA
- a CDS encoding FtsW/RodA/SpoVE family cell cycle protein, with the protein MTTAAARGLEPVAVGSYDRRSAPRQETIPLNRDQIRERWRMGVEARALVLVTAVLLAFGLAVLYSASAIAAVQEGRGSAHYFLKQLSGIAVGAVAFAIVAKVDAEKWREWAWPLMGIAIFTMLLTVLPFTKSIAPPIHGSRRFLFGGSLQPSEFAKLAIIVWTSMLLVKKQETGQLRRLSKGMLPFLLVVGLLAVLAALEPDLSVAMMFVMIMAIILFAGGVRIGHFIALGIMGIPVLWHELERLNYVVQRLLAFLGTSDARAEISYQLKQSLVAVGSGGLLGTGFGQGRQQYGFLPFPYSDFIGSNIGEEWGFVGLTLLTAAYALYTYLGFRIARQARTRFQQLLAVGLTMMMALTAYLHLGVVIGLLPTTGLTLPFISYGRSNLVLSLLMTGLLVNVGSERQRVVGESATNPLGA; encoded by the coding sequence ATGACCACCGCCGCCGCGCGCGGGCTGGAGCCCGTCGCCGTCGGGAGCTACGACCGCCGGTCCGCTCCGCGTCAGGAGACCATCCCCCTCAACCGCGACCAGATCCGCGAGCGGTGGCGGATGGGCGTCGAGGCGCGCGCGCTCGTGCTGGTGACGGCGGTGCTGCTCGCGTTCGGGCTCGCGGTGCTCTACAGCGCGAGCGCCATCGCCGCGGTGCAGGAGGGGCGCGGCAGCGCGCACTACTTCCTCAAGCAGCTGAGCGGCATCGCGGTCGGCGCGGTGGCCTTCGCGATCGTCGCGAAGGTGGACGCGGAGAAGTGGCGCGAGTGGGCGTGGCCGCTCATGGGAATCGCCATCTTCACGATGCTGCTGACGGTGCTCCCGTTCACGAAGAGCATCGCGCCGCCGATCCACGGGTCGCGCCGCTTCCTGTTCGGCGGGTCGCTGCAGCCGTCCGAGTTCGCGAAGCTCGCGATCATCGTCTGGACGTCGATGCTGCTGGTGAAGAAGCAGGAGACCGGTCAGCTGCGCCGCCTGAGCAAGGGGATGCTGCCGTTCCTGCTGGTGGTCGGCCTGCTGGCGGTGCTCGCGGCGCTCGAGCCCGACCTGTCGGTGGCGATGATGTTCGTCATGATCATGGCGATCATCCTGTTCGCCGGCGGCGTGCGCATCGGGCACTTCATCGCGCTCGGGATCATGGGCATCCCGGTGCTCTGGCACGAGCTGGAGCGCCTCAACTACGTCGTGCAGCGCCTCCTCGCCTTCCTCGGCACGAGCGACGCGCGTGCGGAGATCAGCTACCAGCTGAAGCAGTCGCTCGTCGCCGTGGGCTCGGGCGGGCTGCTGGGCACGGGCTTCGGCCAGGGGCGCCAGCAGTACGGCTTCCTTCCGTTCCCGTACTCCGACTTCATCGGCAGCAACATCGGCGAGGAGTGGGGCTTCGTGGGCCTGACGCTGCTGACGGCCGCCTACGCGCTCTACACGTACCTCGGCTTCCGCATCGCGCGGCAGGCGCGCACGCGCTTCCAGCAGCTGCTCGCGGTGGGGCTGACGATGATGATGGCGCTGACCGCGTACCTGCACCTGGGCGTCGTCATCGGCCTGCTGCCGACGACGGGGCTGACGCTGCCGTTCATCTCGTACGGCCGCTCGAACCTGGTGCTGTCGCTGCTGATGACGGGGCTGCTGGTGAACGTCGGCAGCGAGCGCCAGCGCGTGGTGGGAGAGAGCGCGACGAACCCACTGGGAGCCTGA
- a CDS encoding UDP-N-acetylglucosamine--N-acetylmuramyl-(pentapeptide) pyrophosphoryl-undecaprenol N-acetylglucosamine transferase: MNTLSVVVTGGGTGGHLYPGLAIARALVRADARVQPFFVGAQRGIEREVLPTTEFEHLLLDLHPLYRQRPWENWRTLAGAARSWGALGRLFAERRPRAVIGTGGYAAALALAYGAMHGVPIMLQEADSNPGQTTRLFARRAHDVFLGFPEGAAKLSPGAHTQVHAFGNPIEPPPADRPDRAAARARWELPADVRMVLLAFGGSQGARALNEALAAWVREGLPAGLGLVWATGRGQFEPYAALDRAAGGRVRVVPYLAPIAEAYAAADLALTRAGAMSIAELCAWGLPAVLVPLPTAAQDHQTHNARALEAAGAAVHLPQRELSAQRLQTLVGDLLAAPDRLRALADAAASRGRPDAAARIAARILTTVGGAG; this comes from the coding sequence ATGAACACCCTCTCGGTGGTCGTCACCGGCGGCGGCACCGGCGGTCACCTCTATCCCGGCCTGGCGATCGCGCGCGCCCTCGTGCGCGCCGACGCGCGCGTGCAGCCGTTCTTCGTGGGCGCGCAGCGCGGCATCGAGCGCGAGGTGCTGCCGACGACGGAGTTCGAGCACCTGCTGCTCGACCTGCATCCGCTCTATCGCCAGCGACCCTGGGAGAACTGGCGCACGCTCGCCGGCGCCGCGCGCTCGTGGGGCGCGCTCGGCCGGCTGTTCGCGGAGCGGCGCCCGCGCGCGGTCATCGGGACGGGCGGCTACGCCGCGGCGCTGGCGCTCGCGTACGGCGCAATGCACGGCGTGCCGATCATGCTGCAGGAGGCGGACAGCAACCCGGGCCAGACGACGCGCCTCTTCGCGCGCCGCGCGCACGACGTCTTCCTCGGCTTCCCCGAGGGCGCGGCGAAGCTGTCGCCGGGCGCGCACACGCAGGTGCACGCGTTCGGCAACCCGATCGAGCCACCGCCGGCCGACCGCCCGGATCGCGCCGCGGCGCGCGCCCGCTGGGAGCTGCCCGCCGACGTGCGGATGGTCCTGCTGGCGTTCGGCGGGAGCCAGGGCGCGCGGGCGCTGAACGAGGCGCTGGCCGCGTGGGTGCGCGAGGGGCTGCCGGCCGGCCTCGGGCTGGTCTGGGCGACCGGCCGCGGACAGTTCGAGCCGTACGCCGCGCTCGACCGGGCGGCCGGCGGCCGCGTCCGCGTGGTCCCGTACCTCGCGCCCATCGCGGAGGCGTACGCCGCCGCCGACCTCGCGCTCACCCGCGCGGGGGCGATGTCGATCGCGGAGCTCTGCGCGTGGGGGCTGCCGGCCGTCCTGGTGCCGCTGCCGACCGCGGCGCAGGACCACCAGACCCACAACGCCCGCGCCCTCGAGGCGGCCGGGGCCGCGGTGCACCTGCCCCAGCGCGAGCTGTCGGCGCAGCGACTGCAGACGCTCGTCGGCGACCTGCTGGCGGCGCCCGACCGCCTGCGCGCACTGGCCGACGCGGCCGCGTCGCGCGGGCGGCCGGACGCCGCGGCGCGGATCGCGGCCCGGATCCTGACGACCGTCGGCGGCGCCGGGTGA
- the murC gene encoding UDP-N-acetylmuramate--L-alanine ligase encodes MPLLLNPDPRPVHFVGIAGAGMSALAELFVRRGATVTGCDANPAQVDDLRRLGVEVTAGHDPAHVAGARALVVTSAMPKDHPELEAARAAGLPVIRRAEALAEAIAGGACIGIAGTHGKTTTTVLTTEALAAAGLAPTGVVGGRVGAWGGNLRFDGVERFVVEADEYDRSFLALTPTVAVVTNVEADHLDIYADLDDIRATFAEFVSRARFAVACADDAGANALPYPTTSEVVRYGVAAPHPHPDARLVAHDLRVEPRADGDRTVFDVVYDGKPLGAVALRVPGAHNVRNALAAIGVGLLLGATLDAMRPGLEAFGGVERRFQRLGEAGGVQVVDDYAHHPTEVAATLAAARTAYPGRRVVAAFQPHLFTRTRDFAGAFGEALAGADSVFLTEIYQAREQPIAGVTAGLVEEAARAAGRPVTWRGPRDGLAEALASHVAPGDVVLTLGAGDVTRTGPELLARLSGRDA; translated from the coding sequence ATGCCCCTCCTTCTGAATCCCGATCCCCGCCCGGTCCACTTTGTCGGCATCGCCGGCGCCGGGATGAGTGCGCTCGCCGAGCTCTTCGTCCGCCGCGGCGCCACGGTCACGGGATGCGACGCCAACCCCGCCCAGGTCGACGACCTGCGCCGGCTGGGCGTCGAGGTCACCGCGGGACACGACCCGGCGCACGTCGCGGGCGCGCGCGCGCTCGTCGTCACGTCGGCGATGCCGAAGGACCATCCCGAGCTGGAGGCCGCCCGCGCCGCGGGCCTGCCCGTCATCCGCCGCGCCGAGGCGCTGGCGGAGGCGATCGCGGGGGGCGCGTGCATCGGCATCGCGGGGACGCACGGCAAGACGACGACAACCGTGCTGACGACCGAGGCGCTCGCCGCCGCGGGGCTCGCGCCGACGGGTGTGGTCGGCGGGCGCGTGGGCGCGTGGGGCGGCAACCTGCGCTTCGACGGCGTCGAGCGCTTCGTCGTCGAGGCGGACGAGTACGACCGCTCGTTCCTCGCGCTGACGCCCACGGTGGCAGTGGTGACGAACGTCGAGGCGGACCACCTCGACATCTACGCCGATCTGGACGACATCCGCGCGACGTTCGCGGAGTTCGTGAGCCGCGCGCGTTTCGCGGTCGCGTGCGCGGACGACGCGGGTGCCAACGCGCTGCCGTATCCGACGACGTCCGAGGTCGTGCGCTACGGCGTCGCCGCGCCGCATCCGCATCCCGACGCGCGGCTCGTCGCGCACGACCTGCGTGTCGAGCCGCGCGCCGACGGCGACCGCACGGTCTTCGACGTCGTCTACGACGGCAAGCCGCTCGGCGCGGTCGCGCTGCGCGTGCCGGGCGCGCACAACGTGCGCAACGCGCTCGCCGCGATCGGCGTGGGCCTCCTGCTCGGCGCCACGCTCGACGCGATGCGTCCGGGGCTGGAGGCGTTCGGCGGCGTCGAGCGCCGCTTCCAGCGCCTCGGCGAGGCGGGCGGCGTGCAGGTCGTCGACGACTACGCGCACCATCCGACGGAGGTCGCCGCGACGCTCGCCGCCGCGCGCACCGCGTATCCCGGGCGTCGTGTGGTGGCCGCCTTCCAGCCGCACCTCTTCACGCGCACGCGCGACTTCGCGGGCGCGTTCGGCGAGGCGCTGGCGGGCGCCGATTCGGTCTTCCTCACGGAGATCTACCAGGCGCGCGAGCAGCCCATCGCGGGCGTCACCGCCGGGCTGGTGGAGGAGGCCGCGCGCGCGGCGGGTCGCCCGGTGACCTGGCGCGGCCCGCGCGACGGGCTGGCCGAGGCGCTGGCCTCGCACGTGGCGCCGGGCGACGTCGTGCTGACGCTCGGCGCGGGCGACGTGACCCGGACCGGTCCCGAGCTGCTGGCCCGGCTGTCCGGCCGCGACGCATGA
- a CDS encoding cell division protein FtsQ/DivIB, whose product MSEEAERPSRRVWTSGRIAWAAVALALAGTVLTSPAWGPRALSSLAFFRVRRVELDGVRYASAAELVSRLRVDTLTSIWTELAPLEKRVAGHPMVAKATVVRRLPGTLRVQVDERVPVAMAPARAGIAVYDSAGTALPVEPSSAGGLDVPLVAVRDTTLLRLLGRMRREAPRLFARVSEARRAAGPGGARDEFEFTVTSPAPAGAWGGTTVVVRAMADVSVERLADLVPVEDDLQRRRVRVAEIDLRYRDQVIARLQ is encoded by the coding sequence ATGAGCGAGGAGGCGGAGAGGCCGTCGCGCCGCGTCTGGACGAGCGGCCGCATCGCGTGGGCGGCCGTGGCCCTCGCCCTGGCGGGGACGGTGCTGACGTCGCCGGCCTGGGGCCCGCGCGCGCTGTCGTCGCTCGCCTTCTTCCGGGTCCGCCGCGTCGAGCTGGACGGGGTCCGCTACGCGTCCGCCGCCGAGCTGGTGAGCCGGCTCCGGGTGGACACGCTGACGTCGATCTGGACCGAGCTGGCGCCGCTCGAGAAGCGGGTCGCCGGCCATCCGATGGTCGCGAAGGCGACGGTCGTGCGCCGGCTGCCGGGGACGCTCCGCGTCCAGGTGGACGAGCGTGTGCCCGTGGCGATGGCCCCGGCGCGGGCCGGGATCGCGGTCTACGACTCGGCGGGCACGGCCCTTCCCGTGGAGCCGAGCTCGGCCGGTGGGCTGGACGTGCCCCTGGTGGCGGTGCGAGATACCACGCTGCTGCGGCTGCTCGGCCGGATGCGCCGCGAGGCGCCGCGGCTGTTCGCGCGGGTGAGCGAGGCGCGCCGGGCCGCGGGACCGGGCGGGGCGCGCGACGAGTTCGAGTTCACGGTGACGTCGCCCGCGCCGGCTGGCGCGTGGGGCGGCACCACGGTCGTGGTGCGCGCGATGGCGGACGTCTCCGTCGAGCGCCTCGCGGACCTCGTGCCGGTGGAGGACGACCTGCAGCGCCGCCGCGTGCGCGTGGCCGAGATCGACCTCCGCTATCGAGACCAGGTGATCGCCAGACTGCAATGA
- the ftsA gene encoding cell division protein FtsA — protein MKHERLVAGLDIGSARTTAIIAEVVGELPKRPGIRVLGVGQAPTTGMRKGIVANIEETARSITRALEDAQRMAGASVDSAFVGIAGEHVQAMTSKGIVAVAGDEISRADVERVNAVARAHAIPQDRELLHAIPQEYTVDRTGGIQDPVGMTGTRLETEMYLVTIGAQPATNLRKSVERAGLKVRELVLEPLASSLTVLSEDEKDMGVVLVELGAAATDVALFHEGKIRHLATVPFGGAHVTNDLVHGVGVTQSDAESLKEHYGVALESLVDPTEVIELPPSAAHGERQIPRELLAHIIHQRLDEIFDLVQRGVEGAGYGGRISGGFVLTGGGAEMPGVTELATDVFGANVRLGMPRDFVGGLRETVESPRAVTAVGLALYGASRLALRGASGATGAVSGKRIAIPAPGVDKWAQRLKLWLQDFF, from the coding sequence ATGAAGCACGAGAGACTCGTCGCGGGGCTCGACATCGGTTCGGCGCGGACCACCGCGATCATCGCGGAGGTCGTCGGCGAGCTGCCCAAGCGGCCCGGGATCCGCGTGCTGGGCGTCGGGCAGGCGCCGACGACCGGGATGCGGAAGGGGATCGTCGCGAACATCGAGGAGACGGCGCGCTCGATCACGCGCGCGCTCGAGGACGCGCAGCGCATGGCCGGCGCGTCCGTCGACAGCGCGTTCGTCGGCATCGCGGGCGAGCACGTGCAGGCGATGACGAGCAAGGGGATCGTCGCCGTCGCCGGCGACGAGATCTCGCGCGCGGACGTCGAGCGCGTGAACGCCGTCGCGCGCGCGCACGCGATCCCGCAGGACCGCGAGCTGCTGCACGCGATCCCGCAGGAGTACACCGTCGACCGCACCGGCGGCATCCAGGATCCGGTCGGCATGACGGGCACGCGGCTGGAGACCGAGATGTATCTGGTCACCATCGGCGCGCAGCCCGCGACCAACCTGCGCAAGAGCGTGGAGCGCGCGGGGCTGAAGGTGCGCGAGCTGGTGCTCGAGCCGCTCGCCAGCTCGCTCACGGTGCTGAGCGAGGACGAGAAGGACATGGGCGTCGTGCTCGTGGAGCTCGGCGCCGCGGCGACCGACGTCGCCCTGTTCCACGAGGGGAAGATCCGTCACCTCGCGACGGTGCCGTTCGGCGGCGCGCACGTGACGAACGATCTGGTGCACGGCGTCGGCGTGACGCAGAGCGACGCCGAGTCGCTGAAGGAGCACTACGGCGTCGCGCTCGAGTCGCTCGTCGACCCGACCGAGGTGATCGAGCTGCCGCCGAGCGCCGCGCACGGCGAGCGGCAGATCCCGCGCGAGCTGCTGGCGCACATCATCCATCAGCGGCTGGACGAGATCTTCGACCTCGTGCAGCGCGGCGTGGAAGGCGCGGGCTACGGTGGACGCATCAGCGGCGGCTTCGTGCTCACCGGCGGCGGCGCGGAGATGCCGGGCGTGACGGAGCTGGCGACGGACGTGTTCGGCGCCAACGTGCGGCTCGGGATGCCGCGCGACTTCGTGGGCGGGCTGCGTGAGACGGTGGAGTCGCCGCGCGCGGTGACGGCGGTCGGGCTGGCGCTCTACGGCGCCTCACGTCTCGCGCTGCGCGGCGCGTCGGGCGCCACCGGCGCGGTGAGCGGCAAGCGCATCGCGATCCCCGCGCCCGGTGTGGACAAGTGGGCGCAGCGACTGAAGCTCTGGCTGCAGGATTTCTTCTGA